Proteins encoded within one genomic window of Marasmius oreades isolate 03SP1 chromosome 6, whole genome shotgun sequence:
- a CDS encoding uncharacterized protein (BUSCO:EOG09261N2L), with amino-acid sequence MSSHVHHKQSSTAQDDFNLTNLNLQIDAFSHLRKESFDLYNRLHSIQEDVQFVKQVHAAYPTIPLIPNLRCGAWYCDPAISAPYPAYFKSTDGHTSNWDFNLRRPNLHILPVISEARGIVLVDSTRAGKRIPDALSKTVPIWCAVVNRAMVLRYPKLRAENSWDTALHTPPLSVSKQEHMQIEGLLDGWAGALVESSYTLPELSKPVRPIWITPASSSFPQLNGVDFLPVICVSASRYIEEGLDRRTGGFVYVQGSGDDHELWGKGLTSQKYWAHHNLLLSAHRFDIEKIVESVTKMHEDGLRDRNPPSKINKIGAKIQLAALHDILPQMHNTGEDFIAYVLISNNANEWSDMQNGQDVDEKGLILRIVSPEGKKGQKHFLQVVLPLSLQFIHSQLSRGVSVCISCPTGNDVSVGVAVAALQKSFDANGELVLDGGSMQGVAGAFQLSSVSPKLIKL; translated from the exons ATGAGCTCACACGTTCACCATAAACAGTCATCGACTGCTCAGGACGATTTTAATCTTACCAATCTCAATCTTCAGATAGATGCCTTTTCTCACCTGAGAAAAGAATCCTTTGACTTGTACAATCGGCTGCATTCGATTCAGGAAGATGTCCAGTTCGTAAAACAAGTACACGCAGCGTATCCAACGATTCCTCTTATTC CAAACTTACGCTGCGGAGCTTGGTATTGTGATCCTGCTATC TCAGCTCCGTATCCTGCCTATTTCAAGTCGACCGATGGGCATACGTCAAACTGGGACTTCAACCTGCGGAGGCCCAATTTACATATTTTACCAGTCATATCAGAGGCGAGAGG gATTGTATTAGTGGATTCCACGCGGGCAGGCAAACGTATTCCAGATGCGCTCTCAAAGACAGTACCAATCTGGTGTGCAGTGGTCAATCGAGCGATGGTTTTACGATACCCAAAACTACGTGCGGAGAATAGTTGGGATACAGCCCTTCATACACCCCCTCTGTCCGTCAGTAAGCAGGAACACATGCAGATTGAAGGCTTGCTGGATGGTTGGGCAGGGGCACTCGTC GAATCCAGCTATACCCTCCCAGAACTAAGCAAACCAGTCCGCCCAATCTGGATAACACCGGCTTCATCTAGTTTTCCACAGCTCAATGGCGTTGATTTTTTACCAGTGATATGTGTATCCGCGTCTCGATACATCGAAGAGGGATTAGATCGACGGACTGGAGGTTTTGTGTACGTGCAAGGGTCCGGGGACGATCATGAGTTGTGGGGGAAG GGCCTTACTTCGCAGAAATACTGGGCCCATCATAACCTCCTTCTCTCAGCGCACCGGTTCGACATTGAAAAAATAGTTGAATCTGTGACAAAAATGCACGAGGACGGCCTGCGCGACAGAAATCCGCCCAGCAAAATCAACAAAATCGGAGCCAAAATTCAGCTAGCTGCCTTGCATGACATTCTACCGCAGATGCACAACACAGGAGAAGACTTCATAGCTTACGTGTTAATTTCTAACAACGCAAACGAGTGGTCGGACATGCAAAACGGCCAAGATGTCGACGAAAAAGGGTTGATACTGCGTATAGTCTCTCCCGAGGGCAAGAAAGGGCAAAAACACTTCCTTCAAGTGGTACTCCCTCTCTCCCTTCAATTTATCCATTCGCAGCTTTCTCGAGGAGTCTCTGTTTGCATCTCATGTCCTACCGGGAACGATGTCAGCGTAGGAGTCGCAGTAGCAGCCCTCCAAAAAAGTTTCGATGCTAATGGGGAACTTGTTCTGGACGGTGGTAGTATGCAAGGAGTTGCTGGTGCGTTCCAACTGTCAAGTGTCTCCCCGAAGTTGATTAAACTTTAG
- a CDS encoding uncharacterized protein (MEROPS:MER0005406) encodes MQRIPSPRDAESAYSKATRAEITQDYDSAFQNYVKAADLFLYFSKTNTTDEKKKEKWRNDANKALQRAEKIKQFIVRSNESRVASSSASSGTELENQKQNHLTPVPVDPFSPQQQSSWLRKGSTVNGLSLPLWDENASTTTCNPPLSAAQEEMSAVWRVPSSEEYSLSMSPNVLPQDISQNVIADCSVCASISVCLEHARRFGTNPFEKLLHARSNSVYDLKFLYNGAWRKISIDNQLPYHPELAVPLCLTCSPEDKSRKPAFWPSLVEKAYMKLMGGYDFLGSNSSIDLHTLIGWIPEHLNIKSSTFERERTWTRLIDGFTRVGGCMVTVGTGKDQQSSQIPFKLLASHSYAVIDIRADGNERIVTILDPWVRPSDTSAISERPSRIMKLTWSQVLNVFEGIYISWDPKIWPESLIHHGSWRPQDTTISSVRVAMQSSTDEDDEILVLLSRHIEDTRKTSEFIALKVQLEDEEVEILAANHDSDHAISTKGSYTNSPHILARLPISRSYLSEQSSAILSISVLYDGQLTTEVGYTISVYAKSHLKLTWGKRPETTMFVETIPGSFNNRTAGGNPTYPSFMFNPQYHLRLSPERASVRTKGRVMLTVEGSKDLPMQIMVVWSQGQRIIEPSEKDIVTTSGPYSYGVARLSTQLLPGDYNVIVSAFEPGYTGDFKVTVASSLRFNLANVPQESAGMFTKIRRDAWSGASAAGAPSFDRYFENPVFEFSLSAAAKVQVRLQLDQSYMSSSLNVAIYSASQKTSPDNPDNYLATSRGYSDALTGVITPLVHLPKGKYWIVPSTYNPGMKAPFKLIVYSTVVVEPERVKT; translated from the exons ATAACACAAGATTACGACTCCGCTTTTCAAAATTATGTCAAGGCCGCCGATCTGTTCTTATACTTCAGCAAAACAAACACGACcgatgagaagaagaaggagaaatggAGGAACGACGCCAATAAGGCCCTGCAACGAGCCGAGAAGATCAAGCAATTCATAGTCAGATCGAACGAAAGTCGAGTGGCTTCCTCTTCGGCGAGCTCAGGGACAGAGCTAGAGAACCAGAAACAAAACCACCTGACCCCTGTTCCTGTTGATCCATTCTCTCCGC AGCAGCAGTCGTCCTGGTTAAGGAAAGGAAGTACCGTGAATGGGCTATCACTTCCCTTATGGGACGAAAATGCCAGTACAACCAC ATGTAATCCCCCGCTATCTGCAGCTCAAGAAGAAATGTCGGCCGTGTGGCGCGTACCGAGTAGCGAAGAATATTCACTTTCAATGTCTCCAAACGTACTGCCGCAAGATATATCTCAAAATGTCATCGCAGACTGTTCAGTCTGTGCGTCGATATCTGTTTGCCTCGAACATGCACGAAGATTTGGAACGAAC CCGTTTGAGAAACTTTTACATGCACGATCCAATAGTGTCTACGACCTGAAGTTTCTTTATAACGGTGCTTGGAGAAAG ATTT CAATCGACAATCAATTGCCCTATCACCCCGAGCTTGCCGTACCTTTGTGTCTGACCTGTTCACCTGAAGATAAAAGCCGTAAGCCGGCATTTTGGCCATCTCTTGTCGAGAAAGCA TATATGAAGTTGATGGGAGGATACGATTTTCTCGGATC AAACTCAAGTATTGATTTACA TACTTTGATTGGATGGATTCCAGAGCACCTGAATATCAAGAG CTCTACTTTTGAACGCGAGCGAACTTGGACAAGACTGATTGATGGTTTTACTCGTG TAGGCGGCTGCATGGTAACTGTTGGAACGGGCAAGGACCAGCAGTCTAGTCAGATCCCCTTCAAACTCCTTGCCTCCCATAGTTATGCTGTAATAG ATATCCGAGCTGACGGAAATGAAAGAATCGTCACAATCCTAGATCCTTGGGTACGACCATCAGATACAAGTGCTATTTCGGAACGGCCGTCCA GGATAATGAAGCTTACCTGGTCGCAAGTCCTGAATGTATTCGAAGGTATATACATCAGCTGGGATCCCAAGATATGGCCTGAATCTCTGATTCATCACGG GTCGTGGAGGCCTCAAGATACAACTATTT CATCAGTTCGAGTTGCAATGCAATCTAGTACGGACGAAGATGATGAAATCTTGGTTTTGTTATCTCGGCATATCGAGGACACTCGTAAGACTTCGGAATTCATTGCGCTGAAGGTACAGTTGGAGGACGAGGAAGTTGAAATTCTTGCTGCCAATCATGACAGTGACCACGCAATATCTACAAAG GGTAGTTACACCAACAGTCCGCATATCTTG GCAAGACTTCCGATCTCGAGATCCTATCTTTCCGAACAATCCTCTGCCATCCTCTCTATATCTGTATTATATGACGGCCAATTGACCACTGAGGTTGGCTACACGATATCGGTGTACGCCAAGTCTCACTTGAAGCTCACATGGGGAAAGAGACCCGAAACTACTATGTTTGTTGAAACG ATCCCAGGTTCGTTCAACAATAGGACTGCGGGGGGGAATCCGACATACCCAAGCTTCATGTTCAACCCACAATATCATCTTCGCCTGTCCCCCGAGCGTGCTTCGGTTAGGACGAAAGGTCGTGTGATGTTGACTGTTGAAGGAAGCAAAGACCTTCCAATGCAAATTATGGTCGTCTGGTCTCAAGGTCAACGAATTATCGA GCCTTCCGAAAAGGATATCGTGACTACTTCAGGTCCCTACAGCTACGGCGTGGCCAGACTTTCAACGCAACTTCTTC CCGGAGATTATAATGTTATTGTTTCCGCATTCGAACCAGGATATACTGGGGACTTTAAAGTAACTGTTGCAAGTTCCCTCAGATTCAACCTCGCAAATGTCCCGCAGGAGAGTGCTGGTATGTTCACCAAGATACGTCGAGATGCTTG GTCGGGAGCCTCGGCTGCTGGTGCGCCCAGCTTTGATCGCTATTTTGAGAATCCCGTCTTCGAATTTAGTTTATCTGCAGCAGCAAAAGTGCA AGTTCGCTTACAGCTCGACCAGTCATATATGTCTTCTTCCCTCAACGTGGCAATTTATTCCGCATCTCAGAAAACTAGTCCAGACAATCCAGACAACTACCTTGCCACTTCGAGGGGATACAGCGACGCGCTGACGGGGGTCATCACTCCCTTAGTGCATTTGCCGAAAGGGAAATATTGGATCGTCCCCTCGACATATAATCCGGGTATGAAGGCGCCCTTCAAGCTAATTGTGTACAGTACCGTCGTCGTAGAACCGGAAAGGGTAAAGACGTAA